The Topomyia yanbarensis strain Yona2022 chromosome 3, ASM3024719v1, whole genome shotgun sequence nucleotide sequence CCTTAGACGACAGCAATTCACTTCAGAGGTCGTTCACGAAGAGCACAAAGAGAAAAGGTCGAAGAGgacttccttgaggaacaccTGATGTAACACGGAATGGATTTGTGAGTGTAGTTGCAAGTCGCACTGCACTTTGTAAGGTACGATGAGATCCAATTAGTCAGCCAGTTCAGAAATCTATTGCGCCTTAGCATTCCACAGCAAGTTGATGACGAACCCGATCGAAAGCCTTCGAAAAATCGATGTACACCGCATCAATCCGTTGCCGTTTTTCCACATCATCAATCAGCGTCTTTGTCTTCTAGCACACGAGCCAGGttgttttggcatttttatCATATGTGAATCATCTGAGTCTGCGGTATGTTCAGATTTTCATATATGAAATAAATAGTACAACATCTTCACCCCCTATTCAGTTAATTATCAAAGATGCTAACCATTGCACAATGGTTTATTTTACCAAAAACGTGCgaaaaaatatagaaatatacaGACGAAAACGGTAAATCTTTTTCTAGTACACTCgaagtcggttccgacagcataaagaACTAAGTCACTTTAGATTCAGatgattcgcatttaaaaatgccaaaatatcTTCTGCGGTAGAATACAAAAGGTTAAGTCATCGGGAAACTCTTAGCTTGCTCATATACCCCTTTTCCACGTTTACTTTCTTCCTTTAACTCTTTACTCTTCCTTGAGTGCtctggctcttaatattgaaaagtacttcacaccttccagtcccttgctaattgaatgccaTTACAAAAGTTATAAACCACTGTTTATGACTGATcgcttaaaaactttttttaatcaAAACTTCTAAAATGTCGTGGATAAAGATTTAGAATATTCCAGAAAGTTAATTATCTTGTCAAGACACGTGTCTTTCCAGAAGAGATCATTGATCTATTTCTTGCGATTTGGAAGTTACTGGGTGATGATTGATAAAATTCGCGAAACTTTCAAAACTTACAATTAGATGTGCTATATTAACCCTATAAAACTCAATAGATTTCACTTGTCTCCAGAAGAGCTgtagatgatttgaaaaaaagctattgattttcaaaaaacgtccaaaaacttcgaaaatacTCGAAATAGGAAAAATAATGCTTTAaagaaaatttgtttattttaacgaTTGGAAGAACTTCATAGAAGATATATCATTCGTAGAAATGATAATTGAAAAGatatttcataaatattttgggtatcatccaaatataacgagTTGTAACTTCTAAAAAGTTTAAATAGTATTCTTTACGTGTTCAGTAAAGATATTCGCGATAGCAATTTTCAAAGCCGTCGGAACATTTCTGctaccaaaaaaattaattgaaaaatcttacttttaggaggattaatcactaaAACCGTAGCAGCAAATGACAGAACTTTCTATTTTTCATAAGTGTTCCGAAAACACTATCAACGTAAACTCAGCCGTTGCACTATTTGAAACAGGATACTTTTCAAAACTTGTCGCATTACTTCAAAAATACACGATATATGCTAAAGTTGTAATATAGACAGTTAACCAATTTGATCATTCAAATCTTTTTACAAAACATACCCAGCTGTTTATGATGATATTTAATAAGTTATATTAATGAATTGCCTTTTAAGGGATcacccacaaacaacaagcaaaaatgttgaagatattaaaatgaaaactttgtgtcttcaacaaagttgttggcaaaagcttgctctgcaactttactgaagacataatcttaatatatgagcgtccgaaaataaaagtcgcaaggacagaacatgcttcgtaaaacccgtttcaagtatattagaatataaaagccggatataaacttcaagcataaaaatcggactagagcttttctttgtaagaatcggataaaAAAACCTTGAGTATAAACACCGGAAAAAtatatatccgattcttacaaagtaatTTTTGTTAGTCGTCTTTTAATCTTGAACGTCATAATATACGGATGCTCTTGcgaacgatttatttattttcaaccgAATTTTATACTGGTGGTTCGTCCTTGTTGAAATTTAAGGGTGAACAtgttttaagcgattcttatgctgaaagTTCTCTGTCTGAGTTTTACGCTTTTTACGGGTGATACGAaacatgttctgtccttgcgacttttatttttggTCGCTCATATGTACCTGAAAGAAAGTAGATAAATACGGCTCACTTTTAAGGAGATTAATCATTAAAATCACAACTGCATATGAAAGGATTTGAAATGTTCATAAATTTCTCCGAAGACATTATTGACccaaatttaacgatttagTCGCAATTAATAGATCGTACTACATTGGTATAAAAAAACACTATTCACCATAGCATTGCCTAGAGAACCTGGTTTTACAGTcttagaaaatcaattaaaaatctttttgacAAAATCCAACTGGGCAAactgatcgaaatggtgagttaagcgaaagcaataatgtgaaaaaaaatccccgCAGAGGCAGGATTTTATCCTGCAAACCgtgggactccggcccaatgctcAAGCCCTTATGCTATTATCACGTCCCAGgcagaacacatgattatcgcattggcaaCAGTGATTGTACCCTGCCTCCAATTCGATATCATACCTCGTCATACCCCTCTTAATAACCAAAAAAAGAATGATTCGTTTAATTCGAACagcgggttcgctcccgtcatactACTAACAATGGGCCAGAGTCCCAAGGGTTACAGGTTCGAATATTGTCTCTGGGGGATTTTGATCACATAATTACTTtcgcttaactcaccatttcgatctgtttttccCATTGAAGGCAACCgaaaagtcttaaataaggtattggcacttacgtcaaaaaccaaaaaaaaaatatttgtttttgttcaatcaaaaattgttttgaaatttcaagAGTTAAAAATGAAATGCGCGTAATATTATTCTTCATCTAATTACCATATAGTTCTCCCAAAGGTTTCCAAATATTCTATATTTCTATTTTAAAACTCAATttttctcgcaatacatgtttttttattttgataattCTAATGCCATTGTTTTCCGCAGACATTTTTGTATACAAAGCAGCGTGTCCCGAAATAAAACGATTTGAAgtaaaaaactcacaatttctcattttATTTTTCGCCCTATccaccaagcaaaatttcaaaattcggaaAACGCCACATTGTATAGATTTTCCAAtcaatgtggcatatctaactcagttgaCCCCAAGACGGCTTTTGTCATAAGATCGCTTGATAGTGGCGATATCACTAGTATTACAAGAAATATGAAATCTCCGACAACCTCATAGCGTACCCCATCAATCTCCTACGGATTAACACCGAACATAGGTTACgtcataaaaaagttacattttaCAACGCAGAATAGGTTGGCATTTCATTCATGCTATGTGGACAAATTTTCCTGAACCTGAATTGTAAACAAAACAATTGGAGAGAGAAGAAGACGTTTTTCCCACCCTACGTCAcgtatagaggttttaactttagggTCTTttatcgggttagaaaaatctctttggaaaaatatctaaccctatgtgagggattgggaatcgaacccaggtgagctactTAGCTCTGTCTAAAAACAGTATTCACGCTCAAAAACCGCTCTGTGACTATGAAAATCAGATTGCTACACGTTAGACAAAATAATTATGAGATGCCAGCGTTAAATTGTGCTGGATTATTTCCTTTGCTGTGGATTTATAGAAGCGTTTCACAATACAAAGGTGTGTTCTTTCGTtgataatattctacaacacgTCATACTATtctaacatttattttcaaaacaatatcACTCCCGCCAAACTAGTCAAGCATCTCTGTTTTTCAGCTCAACCCAAATTCCCTTCTCCGCTTCCAGCGAAAATAAATTCTTCGCTATTCGCAAAGGAATTTGTGTCTTCTCTGTCGGCTCAAGGCCGAAATCTTTCAACAAATAGTACACAATCATCTTAACCTCCATCAGTGCCAATCGTAAGCCGATGCAATTTCTCGGTCCCACTCCGAACGGAATATACGCTCCGGTATTAATCTTAGCCCGATTCTCTCTGCTGAACCGTTCCGGATCGAATCGCTCCGGGTCGGGGAAATACTTGGCATCATTCTGAATGGAGATGGTCGGAATTAACACAGTTTGTTCTTTCTTGATGTCAAACCGGGTTCCAGCACCGTCGTCGTAGTGGTAGTCTTTCGTACAGAATCGTTCCGTTACCACGGCAGGAGGCCACTTACGAAGCGTTTCCGATACTACCATATCCAAATATTCCATCTTTTGAAGCGTTTCATAGGTTAGGGAAGCTCCATTAAGAGATTGTTCTGTTTGAAGAATTTCTGCGTACAGTCGGTTTTGAATATCAGGGTTGATAGTAAGTTCATAAGTCAGAAACGCCATACATGTGGACACGGTGTCGAATCCAGCGAAGAAAAACACGAAGCATTGCGCGATCAACTCATTCTCGGTCCACACCCGTGAGTGCGTTGATTTCCCGACGTTGGGCTCATGTACTGCTGCAAAACTAGCATCGTTTGATTCCTGATCTTCCTTCTGGTGTTGTAGCGTACCCTTTTGCACTTCCATCAGCAATTGAATCATATCGTTTCTTACAATTCCACCGGACTTTCGCTGTTCCATATTGTCCTCAATCATTTTCTTGAAATATTTTGccaaatcagcattaacaaATTCCACATTTAGCTTCTCCGACAACTTTGGCACGATTTTGATCAGAAAAACTTTGATAACCAACCAAAGCGATTGACCATCAGTCAGCAGATGTTTGCCCTTTTGGTAGAAAACATTTTCCGGCTCCCGCAGCGAATCAATCTTGACGCCAAAGGCGACACTAGCGATAACATCGTTGCAGAACCGTGAAAAGATATCCTTCATCTCGTACTCCAACCTCTTACCCGATTTCGCCTCTGCCGTTAGAAATTCAATCGCAGATTTGCTGCATTCCGCGACCAGCTCGAACATGTGTCTCATCTTACTCCCGGTGAACGCCGGACTCAGCGTCGCTCGCATGTCCCGCCACTTTTGGCCACGCAACGCAAACACCGAGTTACCAAACAGACTCTCCCCGCCGATTTCTTCGTCGGTCGCTGCGTTACTCATCGACGGTGTGTGATCCACGAAGTGATCGAAATCTTTGATCGATATGCGCTTTATTATATCCGGATCGCGAACCATAAACATCGGACTCATAAGATCGAAGAATCCTATCATTCTGAGGGGAAAAAACGGTtcttgagaatgaaaatatgaaGCATTCTTTAATTATAAGGAAACTCACTTGGACTCCGGATAGGTGTAGTATAGAGAGTTCATGTGTGCTGTAACGTCCTTTGTACGAAACATGGTCGGCCCGGAACTACCCAGTAGGAAGGTAGGCTTTACGCACGGTATCGACGTTGATTGGAAGTATTCATACTTTTTAGCTACGTAATAGTAGAACAGCAGGATTAGAGCTCCGATAGCCCCCGCTAGGAACAGATCCACTTCCATCAGGTTGTCACTTCACAAACGTTCTTGTGTCAATTGATCCTTTCGATACATCCACGCTTATCTATCAGAATCTTGTAACGTTATCACCTGAAACATACCACGATAAGAGACATTAGCATATAAAAATGTAGACGGAATGGAACCGTAGAAAGTTTCTAGACTACCTTTTCACGTCTGCACGCACCAAACGACACTGTTGAAATAAGAGCGTCAGCGCCCTCGTCATCGCCATCTGTAGTCAAGTATGGAATCAAGGTCGAGCTGTATTTCAGATTTTGGAAAAACATACCGCAAAACAGTCTGCGCTAGCTATTTTTATCCCAATCAAAATAGTGCGGTGGTGCGGAGGAACTGCCACTGGCGAGCTGTATCAATTGAACGAAACATTCCGTAGCTGATTGAATACAGCCGTTAAGCGTTACAACTGAATTGGAGTCGAACTATGATTTTACTTGATTATGTTTTATATTTCTTACCAAATTAGTCTCCCTTTCGTTTATATGTATTGGTGATGTGCTATAATAATAAATATGATTTTCTTTTGCAGTTATGGATTTTTTAAATCTACACATCAAGTGGAGCAAGATGCTAAGCGGATCTGCAAACGTACTTGCAAACCACAAAGAAAGCTAATCATTCCATTTGATGATTGCATCGATATTATGGAAAATTGTTCTAACCATGGATTACGATAATTTATTGACGAAATTTTTTGTGAAGAATTGAAACATTTTGTTCCTGGTAGCACACCACATTGACCAGATACAAGGAAAAATATTCgttcatattttcataaaaaaataatcacgatttcgtgaattgaacgatttacgaaactTTTGACCatgatcctgaaattatgaattatAAACCTTCATTAataaactatttgtgtttttgaaaaGCTAGTGCGtggcaaaaatatgcatagtgtTACATTCGTATGTTTGGTTGAGTTACTGTgcttgttccctggacatgtttagttttcgttatgattcttgttcccaatttggggatacactggtttgtataaggtagcgattctcaacctggggtccgcggacccctagggggccgtgaagtcattgctgggggtccgcgaagaggaAAATCTTTTCCGAACGGATATTGAaacttcaagttttttttatcgtatcagactgaaaataatatattgacaGCATATAAATCGATGTTAAGCCGTGGGGGTCCGCGATCGCCCAGGAtaatttcgaaggggtccgcgatgacccaaggtgatttcgaaggggtccgcggAGCAAACAAGGCTGAGAACCGCTGGTATAAGGTATATTAACCAGTCTTCCCATATGCACATcacacacaatgttcgctctggttctgtgctcatattaaacccacacttcgtgtacgaactcaaacacgctgttttgtacctaaacacgtgcacatgttcgcctgcacaactgaACGCCATGTACGTatacggtgtgcgtacacatcggttcatggcaccagttttctctttctcactctcatcgtcACTAGCGCTGACTCTTTTTGccatgtgcgaatcgttctcgtgtacgcacccggtgtacgtacacggatgtttgaactagagtttgcacatcgttcgcttgagttcaatgttcgaggcgaacttgtacatcgagacgaagcatgtttgaagttgaacgcgtgcacgaaattttgtacacaggtacaaaacTGTCCATGTTCATGGGAATTCTGATATTAACTAAAAGAATGGTCTGTTAAACTATCTTTATGATTTCAGAAGCTTTgtagcgattttcgtaatttctcatcacgttaccgtaatattttattcacgagtttCGCATCGGATTTATCTGGCATagtagtgtgatttatgttcataatttgattatcttagtcacgattttcataatttctgttcacgCTGCTGTGTCTGACTCGCGGTATTCTGTATTGCGAATTGTATCACAAACACG carries:
- the LOC131693534 gene encoding probable cytochrome P450 9f2, with the translated sequence MEVDLFLAGAIGALILLFYYYVAKKYEYFQSTSIPCVKPTFLLGSSGPTMFRTKDVTAHMNSLYYTYPESKMIGFFDLMSPMFMVRDPDIIKRISIKDFDHFVDHTPSMSNAATDEEIGGESLFGNSVFALRGQKWRDMRATLSPAFTGSKMRHMFELVAECSKSAIEFLTAEAKSGKRLEYEMKDIFSRFCNDVIASVAFGVKIDSLREPENVFYQKGKHLLTDGQSLWLVIKVFLIKIVPKLSEKLNVEFVNADLAKYFKKMIEDNMEQRKSGGIVRNDMIQLLMEVQKGTLQHQKEDQESNDASFAAVHEPNVGKSTHSRVWTENELIAQCFVFFFAGFDTVSTCMAFLTYELTINPDIQNRLYAEILQTEQSLNGASLTYETLQKMEYLDMVVSETLRKWPPAVVTERFCTKDYHYDDGAGTRFDIKKEQTVLIPTISIQNDAKYFPDPERFDPERFSRENRAKINTGAYIPFGVGPRNCIGLRLALMEVKMIVYYLLKDFGLEPTEKTQIPLRIAKNLFSLEAEKGIWVELKNRDA